The sequence TGTGTGTTGAATTTCATATACTTATATACTGAATTATACTGAgtacaggttttttttctgagaCCCACACttattttaacagattttaaacTCTGAGTGAATCTATAAAAActtgtattttaaacaaaatgcaagCATCTACAATTTAACATATCAGATATGTTAGACCACTCAATGTGACATTCGAAACATAAAATTATCATACAATACTGTAATTAATATAATGCACATTTTACAAGAACACATCATAACGGCCAACCAGACCTTCAATTTGGCAAAATGGCTGTTAAACAATTTTAGGCCCTGCCCCTAGTTGTGCTTATGCCCTGGTGGGTGGTGTTGAAGATTAAAAGATGCAAGTCAACAGAAAGGGTACGACATACCAGGGAGACTGACTGGACTCACAAAAGGGGTAAACAAGAGGAAAGTCATGTGGGCATTTTTAGAATTCAACTTGCTCTTGCTTATGTGTTTCATGTGGTTGCATCCCTCCTTTTCTTATGCTGAGTCCTCCACCCttacttcctcctcctgccagttacatcaacattttcattcaaatggGATGCATAAGACTGGAGATTTGGTTCTAGGTGGGCTGTTCCTGATCCActtctttactgtttttcctGACATGTCTTTTACATCAGAACCACAACAGCCCACCTGTCATGGGTGAGTCTGTCAGGACAGCAAAAAGCAGAAACTGTGGAAAATCAATCCATTTATCCACATGTATTTGAAAGAATTAGATTGTGCATTAAAtctattatattttaaatacactgtttattttgtaatgtttatgAATTCAGCTATCATACATTATTTCAAAATCTTTAGTTGTGTCACATGTACACGTTGGCTGATTTAGTGTATGTTGTATTTGTCACTAGTAAccagctgtatttttttgtgttagtTTTGATCTTATAGGATTTAGACGGGCACAGACCATGGCCTTTGCTATCGATGAGATCAACAGAAACTCCAACCTGCTACCTAATGTGACTCTGGGATACAGTCTTTATGATAATTGTGCTAATCTAGAGATTGGATTTCGTGCAGCATTGTCCTTAGTCAGTGGACAAGAGGAGCAGTTTATCTTAGATGAGACTTGTGTTGGAACCCCTCCAGTAGTGGGGATTGTGGGTGATGCTTCTTCTACTCGTTCTATTGCCATCTCCAGTGTCTTAGGCTTGTACAGAGTACCTATGGTAAGTTTTTCACATTACCTTTTCCGGACAGTTTTgcatcattttgatttaaattcaaatttaatatCAATTGTAAACTCTAAAAAGTTGAAAGAGCTTGTAGTACTTCATATACAGTGTGTCTCTTTCACAGGTGAGTTATTTTGCCACATGTTCCTGTTTGAGTGACCGGCAAAAGTTTCCATCCTTCTTCAGGACAATACCAAGTGATGCTTTCCAGGTGACCAAatatcagcaaaatgaaaatgcaattaaaaaagCATGTCAACTTGTGTAACTCTGCTCACATTTTTGTCACTGATTTGCCTTTCATTAAAAGAAAGCTGAAAGGCAATAATTAAAAGTCTACTCAAAGTCTATTTTTCAACCTGTTCAGCATGCTTTCCATTGAAAGAATATTTCAGCCTGTACTCTAATTCTTTCACTCTGTATTCTCTCAGGTGCGTGCGATGATTCAGATTCTAAAccactttggctggacttgggtTGGCCTGttgatcagtgatgatgactaTGGACTTCATGCTGCCCGATCCTTCCAATCTGACCTGGTTCAGTCTGGTAGAGGTTGTCTGGCCTATGTGGAGGTTTTACCTTGGGACAATGACCAAGATGAATTAAGAAGGATTGTGGATGTAATGAAGAAATCGACAGCTCGTGTGgtcattttgtttgcaaatgaggGTCACATGAGTAACCTCATGGAAGAGGTTGGGCATGAAATAAACTTTTTTATAACTGAATATAGTGATAAAattaatcttttatttatcacaCTAATAGCTTAAAATTACAATGAGATCTTGTCctgttaaaatatatttatttggtACTCATAGCTGTTAGTTTTAGAATGGCaaaagttcattcattcacattccaCAGACCTGTAATTATGATAAGTATAATGTTACTCATATCTTCTGGAAAACATTGGATTCCATCCATTAATGAATGAGGAGGAAAGATAACTGTGTAAACTGCACATAATTCAGAGGACTAGACACAACTTTAGTGGCATGAGAGTGtgaatttctatatttattataatgcaCAGGTGGCGAGGCAGAATGTGACAGGCCTGCAGTGGATGGCCAGTGAAGCTTGGACAGCAGCTACTGCGCTCCACACTCCTCACCTCACGCCATACCTGGCTGGCACACTGGGTATCGCCATCCGCCGAGGAGAAATCCCAGGCCTCAGAGAATTCCTCTTACAAACACGTCCTGAcctacacaacaacaacagctatgGAAACAGCATGGTGAGAGTTTAATCATGCAGTCTGATCTAGACATTACATGACTAATGTAATTTTGTCTAAAACAATACTTTGAATATATTTCAGATCAACCAGTTTTGGGAATACACATTTCAATGTAGATTTGCACCACCTCCAGCAGACTGGGTAGATGCTGGGGAAGCATTATGCACTGGACAAGAAGATCTGGAAAGTGTGGAGACTGAGCTCATGGATGTTTCAGACCTCAGTTCAGAGTACAATGTGTACAAGGCTGTGTATGCACTGGCATATGCTCTCGATGACATGCTGCGCTGTGTGCCAGGCAGAGGGCCTTTCAGAGGACACAGCTGTGGCAGTTTGAAAGGACTGGAGCCATGGCAGGTATGATACCACTATGCATGCCACCTGTTTATATGGCTAAATCCTGGTGGCAATTGTTTCATGCATTATAATATTTAGAGTGTAGGACCGGACTCTATCCTCTTAGTAAACTGTGTGTTGCAATTTGATCTGATTtctcatttcagttttccaGTTGTTGTGAGGATTATTTACGCTTACgtacataagaaaaaaaagattgaatGGATAAAAACCTTTGTGCTGATTTTtgagttgaaaaataaattattctgtGCTTATATGTTTCACATCTTCATATTGCAAAAGCATAGAGCAAGGTAAAGAGTCATGGTTTTAAATGGCAGGAACGTTTCTAAACTGGAGCTGTGATCCACAATCCTTATTTCAGACATACAGCATAATGTGACCTCTTTAATGTCTTCATAGTTCATAAGCGCAGGATGCATTCTGATGACTTAGTGTTGTACTGTTGTATTCATTGTAGTCATGCATACATTATACATTGTATGTTGTATAATTCTCTTTGGTTTTTCTCTATCCATTATTCTGATATTCACATAGCTGGTGTATTATTTAGATAAGGTCAACTTCACCACATCATTTGGTGATCAAGTGACATTTGATGAGAATGGTGATGCCTTACCAATATATGATATCATGAACTGGCTGTGGCTCCCTGATGGAACCACTAAACTTCAGAATGTGGGTGAGGTTAAGAAGTCAGCCTTCAAAGGTGAAGAACTCACAATTGATGCACACAAAATCTTCTGGAACTTTGAATCAAAAAAGGTTACTAATGATTTTTAAGACACCCATGTTGTATTCCATTGATAGCTGATTATAACATTGAAAGAAATGTAGAATAATTTTCAATCAGTAGCATGTTGATTTCTTTTCCCAATAGCCACCCcggtcagtgtgcagtgagagctgtcctccaggtaCCCGCATGGCCAGAAAGAAAGGGGaacctgtgtgctgctttgactgcatcccTTGTTCTGAGGGAAAGATCAGCAATGAGACTGGTTTGTATTGAATTTTAAATATTGAAATTTGGAAATATAATATGAACATGTATCTCAACACTGTTCCTCTTTTCACAGACTCATTGGAGTGCACCAGTTGTCCAGAGGACTTCTGGTCCAGCCCCCAGCATGATCACTGTGTTCCCAAGGAAACAGAGTTCCTCTCCTACCATGAACCTCTGGGTATTGGCCTGACAGCTGCTACATTACTGGGCACctgtatgtgtgctgttgtcCTCGGCATCTTCATCTGTCATCGCAGAACACCTATAGTACGCGCCAACAATTCAGAACTGAGTTTTCAGTTATTGCTGTCACTTAagttatgtttcctgtgttcactgctgtttattgGTCGTCCCAGACTGTGGACATGCCAGCTGAGACACgcagcatttgggatcagtTTTGTGCTTTGCATCTCATGTATCCTGGTGAAAACCGTGGTGGTTCTGGCTGTGTTCAAGGCTTCCAagccaggaggtggagccagtcTGAAATGGTTTGGTGctatgcagcagagagggacagtcaTGGTTCTCACTTCTATTCAGGCAGCAATCTGCACTGCTTGGATTACATCTGCCTCCCCAGTTCCCCATGAAAACACTCAAtacaacaatgacaaaatagTATATGAGTGTGTAGTTGGGTCCACAGttggttttgcagttttattggGTTATATTGGTTTACTAGCTATCCTCAGTTTTCTGATTGCATTTATAGCAAGAAAACTCCCAGATAGTTTCAATGAGGCcaaactcatcactttcagcatgctgatcttctgtgctgtgtgggtggcctTTGTCCCTGCTTATGTCAGCTCACCGGGCAaatatgcagatgcagtggaggtatttgccatcctggcctccagttttggccTCTTGGTAGCACTGTTTGGacccaaatgttacataatcctgctgagaccagagaggaacacaaagaaagctaTCATGGGTCGAGGTATAAAGACATAAAAGCTGcactttatttcaaaataaaagtgctgatAAAGTGGGGCTGATGCCAAACAATTGTGCCTGAACATGAAATTTCTGTGTATATTAACCTCCATAAACACCTGACAGAAcacataattaaaatatatgctactttctttgaaaaaaagatgatctgttttcatttgatgtcACTATTATTTGTGACCTGTCTTGAGATGATGTGGATATGCTCAACTGCTTTTTATATTGCCCACCTCAGTTTCTTCTGATCTGCCCAGCCCTTTCTGGCTTTATAAATGAAGACCCAGTCATCCTAGCATCGCTTGCAGTTTTCAGGACTTGGGGCCCTGAGGTTGTACAAGGAGTGGTCTTTTACAAGTGCAAGTTTGATGCTAGCACGGCACATCCTCCTGAGCCCATTGTTCTAGCTCAGCATGCTTCTCAGCCAACTGGactcaaaattaaaataaataaataaaattatcagAATCACAGCATGCACAGGCTCAGTACTTCAGATAAAATGGCAGTCAAGATCAGGATAgtttccacagaaaaaaaagttacattATCTTCACTGGTGTAATAAGTTTTTGCAGTCTCTAAAAGCGGTATCCTTTGTCATTGCCTGTTGTATAGGGAAGCTGAGTAAAGTCATCCTGCATGAAAGAGTACAGTATGTGAAGCACTCACTATTATTATAGTGAAAGTAATTAAAACTCTTTATCAGGTTTCATGCATGTTGTACTTTACTTCACGTCTCTCACTGTGGGTGTcaaaaaattgaaaatgcatATGAATCATAACAATATAATGAGAACATTTACAACACTGAAAATTAGACAGACAAAGGTCTAATGGGGTCATCTGTATTTTACATATGTTTCTGGACAACTAATCATATATATTAGCTGATAAGTTATTATTTGTCAAATGCAATAGTAAATCTTAAAATaggaaaagggaaaatgagaaatatttcattGGACATAATGCCATCTAGTGGAGAATTGCTCCAgaggcacagaaaaaaatgggacTGCACTCAGACCTCTGatgaaatgcatttgtgtgGGTGACTGTAGTTATGTGTAAGTAGTAGGttagtttgaaaaaataaatgtgagctGTCTTGTGTACATTGACAACAAGGCGATCTCATATTTCATTGTTTAAAGTCTTAATCTTTGATTAATTAATGCATACACTAAGGTTTGAATTATGCCTTTTGTGAATTGAAATTGGTATTTTGTTCACGCATAAAATTTTGAATCATACTCTGTACAAAGTGCCTCTTCTGAGACACATATTTATCTGATCAGGTATTTAAATGCAGAGTTATTCTGATGaaacttgtttgttttacagcaacATAAAAAAGTACTATTTGATCTACTACATATCAGATATGTCA comes from Scatophagus argus isolate fScaArg1 chromosome 5, fScaArg1.pri, whole genome shotgun sequence and encodes:
- the LOC124058976 gene encoding extracellular calcium-sensing receptor-like, which gives rise to MHKTGDLVLGGLFLIHFFTVFPDMSFTSEPQQPTCHGFDLIGFRRAQTMAFAIDEINRNSNLLPNVTLGYSLYDNCANLEIGFRAALSLVSGQEEQFILDETCVGTPPVVGIVGDASSTRSIAISSVLGLYRVPMVSYFATCSCLSDRQKFPSFFRTIPSDAFQVRAMIQILNHFGWTWVGLLISDDDYGLHAARSFQSDLVQSGRGCLAYVEVLPWDNDQDELRRIVDVMKKSTARVVILFANEGHMSNLMEEVARQNVTGLQWMASEAWTAATALHTPHLTPYLAGTLGIAIRRGEIPGLREFLLQTRPDLHNNNSYGNSMINQFWEYTFQCRFAPPPADWVDAGEALCTGQEDLESVETELMDVSDLSSEYNVYKAVYALAYALDDMLRCVPGRGPFRGHSCGSLKGLEPWQLVYYLDKVNFTTSFGDQVTFDENGDALPIYDIMNWLWLPDGTTKLQNVGEVKKSAFKGEELTIDAHKIFWNFESKKPPRSVCSESCPPGTRMARKKGEPVCCFDCIPCSEGKISNETDSLECTSCPEDFWSSPQHDHCVPKETEFLSYHEPLGIGLTAATLLGTCMCAVVLGIFICHRRTPIVRANNSELSFQLLLSLKLCFLCSLLFIGRPRLWTCQLRHAAFGISFVLCISCILVKTVVVLAVFKASKPGGGASLKWFGAMQQRGTVMVLTSIQAAICTAWITSASPVPHENTQYNNDKIVYECVVGSTVGFAVLLGYIGLLAILSFLIAFIARKLPDSFNEAKLITFSMLIFCAVWVAFVPAYVSSPGKYADAVEVFAILASSFGLLVALFGPKCYIILLRPERNTKKAIMGRGIKT